A region of Crenobacter cavernae DNA encodes the following proteins:
- the lipA gene encoding lipoyl synthase: MKLDNAAGVKHKGEAKTARIPIKIVPLEEKLKKPEWIRAKIPGGQRFFEIKNILREQKLYTVCEEASCPNIGECFSKGTATFMIMGDICTRRCPFCDVGHGRPNALDPDEPRHLAETVAALKLKYVVITSVDRDDLRDGGAQHFADCIAEIRKTSPSTQIEVLVPDFRGRLEIALDILSATPPDVMNHNLETSPRLYKQARPGSDYLHSLKLLKDFKARNPDVATKSGIMVGLGETDEEVYEVMADMRAHDIDMITIGQYLQPSAGHLPVLRYVHPDLFKQYEGRAYDMGFRHAAVGAMVRSSYHADEQAHEAGV; encoded by the coding sequence ATGAAACTCGACAATGCGGCCGGCGTAAAGCACAAGGGCGAAGCCAAGACCGCGCGGATCCCGATCAAGATCGTGCCGCTGGAAGAAAAGCTGAAGAAGCCGGAGTGGATCCGCGCCAAGATCCCGGGCGGCCAGCGTTTCTTCGAGATCAAGAACATCCTGCGCGAGCAGAAGCTGTACACCGTGTGCGAAGAAGCGAGCTGCCCGAACATCGGCGAATGCTTCAGCAAGGGCACCGCGACCTTCATGATCATGGGTGACATCTGCACGCGTCGTTGCCCGTTCTGCGACGTCGGCCACGGCCGGCCGAACGCGCTCGACCCCGACGAGCCGCGCCACCTGGCCGAAACCGTCGCCGCGCTGAAGCTCAAGTACGTCGTGATCACGTCGGTCGACCGCGACGACCTGCGAGACGGCGGCGCGCAGCACTTCGCCGACTGCATCGCCGAGATCCGCAAGACCTCGCCCTCCACGCAGATCGAGGTGCTGGTGCCCGACTTCCGCGGCCGGCTCGAGATCGCGCTCGACATCCTGTCGGCGACGCCGCCCGACGTGATGAACCATAACCTCGAGACCTCGCCGCGCCTCTACAAGCAGGCGCGCCCCGGTTCGGACTACCTGCACTCGCTGAAGCTCCTGAAGGACTTCAAGGCGCGCAACCCGGACGTCGCGACCAAGTCGGGCATCATGGTCGGCCTCGGCGAGACCGACGAGGAGGTCTACGAGGTGATGGCCGACATGCGCGCGCACGACATCGACATGATCACCATCGGCCAGTACCTACAGCCGTCCGCCGGCCACCTGCCGGTGCTGCGCTACGTGCACCCGGACCTGTTCAAGCAGTACGAGGGGCGTGCCTACGACATGGGCTTCCGCCACGCGGCGGTCGGCGCGATGGTGCGCTCGAGCTACCACGCCGACGAGCAGGCGCATGAGGCCGGCGTGTAA